One Candidatus Synechococcus calcipolaris G9 genomic window carries:
- the glpX gene encoding class II fructose-bisphosphatase, with protein sequence MDNVIGLEIIEVVEQAAIASARWMGKGDKNMADQVAVDAMRKRMNEVHMRGKIVIGEGERDEAPMLYIGEDVGICTQENAKDFCNPDELIEIDIAVDPCEGTNLCAYGQPGSMAVLAISEKGGLFAAPDFYMKKLAAPPAAKGKVDIRKSATENLKILSECLERAIDELVIVVMKRDRHTGLIQEIRDAGARVQLISDGDVSAALSCAFSGTNIHALMGIGAAPEGVISAAAMRALGGHFQGQLVYDPAIVVTKEWANKTKEGNLEQLKAAGISDPDRVYDAHELASGNTVLFAACGITPGVLMKGVRFFNGGARTESLVISTQSKTARFVDTIHMFEKQPRSLQLV encoded by the coding sequence GTGGACAACGTTATTGGCTTAGAAATTATTGAAGTGGTCGAGCAGGCCGCCATCGCCTCAGCCCGGTGGATGGGAAAGGGCGATAAAAATATGGCGGATCAGGTAGCCGTGGATGCCATGCGGAAACGGATGAATGAAGTCCATATGCGTGGCAAAATCGTTATTGGCGAAGGGGAACGGGATGAAGCCCCCATGCTCTATATTGGCGAAGATGTGGGCATTTGTACCCAGGAAAACGCTAAAGATTTCTGTAACCCTGATGAACTTATTGAAATTGACATTGCCGTGGATCCCTGCGAAGGAACCAATCTCTGTGCCTATGGCCAGCCTGGCTCCATGGCCGTCCTAGCAATTTCTGAAAAAGGTGGTCTATTTGCCGCCCCTGATTTTTATATGAAAAAACTGGCAGCCCCGCCGGCCGCCAAAGGTAAAGTGGATATTCGTAAATCCGCCACTGAAAACCTGAAAATTTTGTCTGAGTGCCTGGAGCGGGCGATCGATGAATTGGTGATTGTGGTGATGAAGCGCGATCGCCATACTGGTCTCATTCAAGAGATCCGCGATGCCGGGGCACGGGTACAACTCATTTCCGATGGAGATGTCTCAGCGGCCTTGTCCTGTGCCTTTTCGGGAACCAATATCCACGCCCTGATGGGAATTGGTGCTGCACCGGAAGGGGTCATTTCTGCGGCGGCCATGCGGGCCTTGGGAGGACACTTCCAGGGTCAGTTAGTCTATGATCCGGCGATCGTCGTCACGAAGGAATGGGCGAATAAAACCAAAGAAGGGAACCTAGAGCAACTGAAAGCCGCTGGGATTAGTGACCCCGATCGAGTTTATGATGCCCACGAACTAGCTTCGGGCAATACCGTTCTCTTTGCCGCCTGTGGCATTACCCCAGGGGTGCTGATGAAAGGGGTACGTTTCTTTAATGGGGGCGCGCGCACCGAGTCTCTGGTTATTTCCACCCAGTCAAAAACGGCTCGGTTTGTGGATACCATTCATATGTTCGAGAAACAACCGCGATCGCTGCAATTGGTCTAG
- a CDS encoding MFS transporter: protein MHNPNFLKLWGGQIISQLGDKIFLVLLITLVTNYHAPTILAGSLASAIMVANTLPAVFFGSTAGIFVDRYPKREILSITNILRGLLVFTIIIMPKYFVLLLLIAFLESVLTQFFAPAEQAAIPLLVKEENLLSANALFITTMMGSLVVGFAVGEPLLSWVSSWGGGNAREFLVGGLYVAAGLLLSLIRHRETIHKSDKKLDVWGDLKDGFHYLRHHPRLGNAMVQLTILYCVFAALTVLAVGLAQDIGLRANQFGFLLAGAGVGLIFGAGILGQWGDRFRGRPLPLCGFLGMSVVLFIFAFVHHLWLGLSLSVVLGVAASLIGVPMQTLIQIETPAEMRGKVFGFQNNIVNIALSLPLALAGILSDLVGLRIVLMSMGLIVAIAGIWSWRNTRKVLIDIL from the coding sequence ATGCATAACCCCAATTTTCTGAAACTTTGGGGAGGGCAAATTATTTCCCAACTTGGGGATAAAATTTTTCTGGTTCTATTGATTACCTTGGTGACGAACTACCATGCCCCCACGATTCTGGCGGGTTCCTTGGCTTCGGCAATCATGGTGGCGAATACATTGCCAGCAGTCTTTTTTGGCTCTACGGCGGGTATTTTCGTGGATCGCTACCCGAAGCGGGAAATCCTCAGCATTACCAACATTTTGCGGGGATTACTGGTTTTCACGATCATTATCATGCCCAAATACTTTGTTCTTTTACTGTTGATTGCCTTTTTAGAATCCGTCTTGACCCAGTTTTTTGCCCCCGCAGAACAGGCGGCGATTCCCTTACTCGTCAAGGAAGAGAATTTACTCTCGGCCAATGCCCTATTTATTACGACAATGATGGGTTCCCTGGTGGTGGGATTTGCGGTGGGAGAACCCCTACTCAGTTGGGTGAGTTCCTGGGGAGGCGGCAATGCCCGGGAGTTTTTGGTGGGGGGGTTATACGTGGCGGCGGGACTTTTACTTAGTTTGATTCGTCATCGGGAAACCATCCATAAAAGTGATAAAAAGCTGGATGTCTGGGGAGACCTGAAGGACGGCTTTCATTATCTGCGCCATCATCCTCGCCTGGGGAATGCCATGGTGCAATTAACGATTTTGTACTGTGTCTTTGCGGCATTAACGGTTTTGGCGGTGGGTTTAGCCCAGGATATTGGTTTGCGGGCGAATCAGTTTGGCTTTCTGTTGGCGGGGGCCGGTGTCGGGCTGATTTTCGGAGCAGGGATTTTGGGGCAATGGGGCGATCGCTTCCGGGGGAGGCCCTTACCGCTGTGTGGTTTTTTGGGGATGTCCGTTGTCCTATTTATTTTCGCCTTTGTCCATCATCTGTGGCTGGGGTTAAGTTTAAGCGTTGTCCTTGGAGTGGCTGCATCCTTAATTGGTGTGCCTATGCAAACCTTAATTCAAATCGAGACACCCGCCGAAATGCGGGGAAAAGTCTTTGGTTTCCAGAATAATATTGTCAATATTGCCCTGAGCTTACCCTTGGCCTTGGCAGGGATTCTCTCGGATTTAGTGGGACTACGAATTGTGCTGATGAGTATGGGGTTGATTGTGGCGATCGCTGGGATTTGGTCTTGGCGCAATACTCGTAAGGTTTTGATCGATATACTTTGA
- a CDS encoding AbrB/MazE/SpoVT family DNA-binding domain-containing protein: protein MATSPIEVQVGASGRLVIPAPLRHELDLKSGDRLIGRIEDGRLIFEKRETIIQRLKGQFADLRGQEVIDDLIAQRRLEAEPEVLSVLVKFT from the coding sequence ATGGCTACCTCACCCATCGAAGTCCAAGTTGGAGCCAGTGGCCGTTTAGTCATTCCCGCCCCTTTACGACATGAGCTTGACCTAAAATCTGGCGATCGGTTGATTGGACGCATTGAAGATGGACGGCTGATTTTTGAAAAACGGGAAACGATTATCCAGCGACTTAAAGGTCAATTTGCTGATCTCCGGGGACAAGAGGTGATTGATGACCTGATTGCCCAACGCCGTTTAGAAGCCGAACCAGAAGTGTTGAGTGTGTTAGTAAAATTCACATAA
- a CDS encoding Uma2 family endonuclease, translating to MITAKEDFSTLTPEEYFIWEEKQLEKHELINGQAYAMGGGSVNHGRIAIRITTLFSNHLENSPCETGNSDLRINIVGTNNYTYPDASVTCDDRDKITTQYITYPCLIVEVLSPSTEAYDRGGKFRLYRNNPVLQDYLLVSSTSIEMDLYHKNESGDWIIINYQAGDTIELKSINLSFPIEQAYRGLDLTLDTST from the coding sequence ATGATCACAGCCAAAGAAGATTTCTCCACCCTAACCCCCGAAGAATATTTCATTTGGGAAGAAAAGCAACTTGAAAAACACGAACTGATCAACGGCCAAGCTTATGCTATGGGCGGCGGTAGCGTTAACCATGGCCGCATTGCCATCCGCATCACTACACTATTCTCCAATCATTTAGAAAATAGCCCCTGCGAAACGGGTAACTCCGACTTGCGGATCAATATTGTTGGCACAAATAACTATACCTACCCCGATGCCAGTGTCACCTGTGACGATCGCGATAAAATTACTACCCAATACATCACTTATCCCTGCCTAATCGTTGAAGTTCTATCTCCCAGCACCGAAGCCTACGATCGCGGCGGCAAATTCAGATTGTATCGCAACAACCCCGTCTTACAGGATTACCTATTGGTTAGCTCCACCAGCATCGAAATGGACTTGTATCATAAAAATGAGTCCGGCGACTGGATCATTATCAACTATCAAGCGGGCGATACCATTGAACTAAAAAGCATCAATCTCAGCTTTCCCATTGAGCAAGCGTATCGTGGTCTTGACCTAACCCTAGACACCTCAACTTAA
- a CDS encoding Uma2 family endonuclease — MMTAPTSSMPMPQKLRLTVKDYHRLVDLGFLSEDDHIELIRGELMQMAAKGTAHETCITRLLRALPPILGDRATLRCQAPITLGFDGEPEPDFAIVQNQDDDYESAHPTPAATLLVIEVADSSLEYDRTVKLSLYAEAMIPHYWLFNVSDRILEVYSEPAPITLAQFGYLNRRIIPTTGCVEFPLCPEQVFDLALVFPNV, encoded by the coding sequence ATGATGACGGCCCCTACCTCATCCATGCCAATGCCCCAGAAGCTGCGATTGACGGTGAAAGATTATCATCGCTTAGTAGATCTGGGTTTTTTGAGTGAGGACGATCACATTGAACTGATTCGGGGAGAGTTGATGCAAATGGCAGCGAAGGGAACCGCCCACGAAACCTGTATCACTCGATTGCTTAGGGCCTTACCCCCCATTCTTGGAGATCGGGCAACCCTTCGATGTCAAGCTCCGATCACCCTTGGGTTTGATGGAGAACCAGAGCCGGATTTTGCGATCGTCCAAAACCAAGATGATGATTATGAATCTGCCCATCCAACCCCTGCGGCAACGCTCCTCGTCATCGAAGTGGCGGATTCGTCCTTGGAGTACGATCGCACGGTCAAGCTTTCCCTCTATGCCGAGGCAATGATTCCCCATTATTGGTTGTTTAATGTGAGCGATCGCATTCTGGAGGTATACAGCGAACCCGCCCCAATTACGCTGGCTCAGTTTGGCTATCTCAATAGACGAATCATCCCAACGACTGGATGTGTGGAATTTCCCCTATGCCCTGAACAGGTTTTTGACCTTGCCTTAGTTTTTCCGAATGTTTAA
- a CDS encoding NAD(P)H-quinone oxidoreductase subunit 4, which yields MDTQFPWLTLITLLPLGAALFIPLLPDQDGRTVRWYALGIGLLDFVLAAAVFAQHYDMQTAQVQLAESYAWIPQIGLNWSLAVDGLSMPLILLTGLINTVAIFAAWQVKHKSRLFYFLMLALYSAQIGVFAAQDLLLFFLVWEIELVPVYLLISIWGGPKRQYAATKFIIYTAVGSLFILLAGLAMAFYGGNFTLDMTALGLKDYPLTLELLAYAGFLLAFGVKLPIFPLHTWLPDAHGEASAPVSMVLAGVLLKMGGYGLIRFNTQMLPDAHIYFAPVIIALGVVNIVYGALTAFGQDNLKRRLAHSSISHMGFVLLGIGSLNSVGLNGAMLQMLSHGLIAAVLFFLAGVTYDRTHTLAMEKMGGMAQVMPKTFALFTAGSMASLALPGMSGFVSELTVFIGLTSSDAFTSSFKMGVIFLGAVGLLLTPVYLLSMLRRVFTGNQQGDMFDKYMADANPREVFIAVSLLLPILAVGLYPKLATQTYDVTTTALAAQVHQALPAIAQEQVPLYAQLTHSAPEIPLSATAIARF from the coding sequence ATGGATACTCAATTTCCCTGGCTAACGCTGATTACCTTACTGCCCTTAGGGGCTGCGCTCTTCATTCCGTTATTGCCAGATCAGGACGGTCGCACGGTTCGCTGGTATGCCCTAGGGATTGGTTTACTGGACTTTGTGTTAGCGGCAGCGGTTTTTGCCCAGCACTACGATATGCAAACAGCCCAAGTACAACTGGCGGAGTCCTATGCCTGGATTCCCCAAATTGGCTTGAATTGGTCCTTGGCAGTGGATGGTCTATCCATGCCCCTCATCCTATTAACGGGTCTTATTAACACCGTGGCTATTTTTGCCGCCTGGCAAGTTAAGCACAAGTCTCGCCTCTTTTACTTTTTAATGCTCGCTCTCTACAGCGCTCAAATTGGCGTATTTGCGGCCCAGGATTTACTACTATTCTTCCTTGTTTGGGAAATTGAACTGGTTCCCGTCTATTTGCTCATCTCTATTTGGGGCGGGCCAAAACGGCAATATGCTGCCACTAAGTTCATTATCTACACCGCCGTTGGTTCTCTCTTTATTCTGTTGGCGGGCTTGGCAATGGCCTTCTACGGTGGCAATTTCACCCTAGACATGACGGCTTTGGGCTTGAAGGATTATCCCCTCACCTTGGAACTGCTGGCCTACGCAGGATTTCTCCTCGCCTTTGGGGTAAAACTACCTATTTTCCCGCTCCATACCTGGCTACCGGATGCCCATGGCGAAGCATCTGCCCCTGTGTCGATGGTCTTGGCCGGTGTTCTTCTGAAAATGGGGGGCTATGGTCTGATTCGTTTCAATACCCAAATGTTGCCCGATGCCCATATCTACTTTGCACCGGTGATTATTGCCCTAGGGGTTGTGAATATTGTCTACGGTGCCCTAACTGCCTTTGGTCAAGACAACTTGAAGCGGCGGTTAGCCCATTCTTCAATTTCCCATATGGGGTTTGTACTCCTAGGCATTGGCTCCCTAAATAGTGTTGGTTTGAACGGTGCGATGCTGCAAATGCTCTCCCATGGATTAATTGCAGCGGTTCTCTTCTTCTTAGCCGGTGTCACCTACGATCGCACCCATACCCTTGCCATGGAAAAAATGGGGGGCATGGCCCAAGTCATGCCGAAAACCTTTGCTCTCTTTACCGCCGGCTCCATGGCCTCCTTGGCCTTGCCGGGGATGAGTGGATTTGTGAGTGAGTTAACGGTATTTATCGGTCTTACCAGTAGTGATGCCTTTACCAGTAGTTTCAAAATGGGCGTTATCTTTTTAGGGGCGGTGGGCTTACTCCTAACACCCGTCTATCTGTTGTCCATGCTACGGCGAGTCTTCACGGGCAATCAACAGGGGGATATGTTTGATAAATACATGGCTGATGCCAATCCCCGCGAGGTGTTTATTGCGGTTTCCTTGCTCCTACCCATTTTAGCGGTGGGTTTATATCCCAAGCTGGCCACCCAAACCTACGATGTGACAACCACGGCCCTGGCAGCCCAGGTGCATCAAGCCCTGCCGGCGATCGCCCAGGAACAGGTTCCCCTCTATGCCCAACTCACCCATTCAGCTCCAGAGATTCCCCTCTCGGCAACGGCGATCGCCCGCTTCTAG
- a CDS encoding ATP-binding protein: MGSHHSLELISDLAQVDQLLEWFNSLCPATVPSSDWLGLQLALVEAFTNAVRHAHRDRPQETPIHIELWVSDQEVELHLWDWGQPFDLESRIRALPHKIAPDSEGGRGLKLLANIADELHYERMTDGRNRLTLRKNL; the protein is encoded by the coding sequence GTGGGATCGCACCATTCCCTAGAACTGATCAGTGATTTGGCACAGGTGGATCAACTCTTGGAATGGTTTAACTCCCTTTGTCCTGCAACCGTTCCCAGTAGTGATTGGTTAGGCCTGCAACTCGCCCTCGTGGAAGCCTTTACCAATGCAGTACGCCACGCCCACCGCGATCGCCCCCAGGAAACACCAATTCACATTGAGCTTTGGGTGAGCGATCAAGAGGTGGAACTCCACCTGTGGGACTGGGGACAGCCCTTTGACCTAGAAAGCCGAATCCGTGCGTTACCCCACAAAATAGCTCCAGACTCCGAGGGGGGGCGGGGCTTAAAACTCCTTGCGAATATTGCCGATGAATTGCACTACGAACGGATGACCGATGGGCGCAACCGCTTGACTTTGCGTAAAAACCTTTAG
- the chlG gene encoding chlorophyll synthase ChlG, with product MSELNDIQPTPEEASKNGTGAARQLLGMKGAKAGETNLWKIRLQLMKPITWIPLIWGVVCGAASSGGFSWTLEDILKSATCMLLSGPLMAGYTQTLNDYYDREIDAINEPYRPIPSGAIPLGQVQAQIIILVVAGLGVAVLLDLWAGHPHFPVTLTALFGGFLAFIYSAPPLKLKKNGWLGNYALGASYIALPWWAGHALFGELTPTIMVLTLIYSLAGLGIAIVNDFKSVEGDRQLGLDSLPVMFGVGTAAWICVLMIDIFQGAIAAYLISIEANLYAVILILLIIPQIVFQDMYFLRNPLENDVKYQASAQPFLVLGMLVVGLALGHQ from the coding sequence ATGTCTGAACTAAACGACATTCAACCCACCCCTGAAGAAGCCTCTAAAAACGGAACTGGAGCCGCCCGCCAACTCTTGGGCATGAAAGGAGCCAAAGCGGGTGAAACCAATCTCTGGAAGATCCGTTTGCAGCTCATGAAGCCGATCACCTGGATTCCCCTAATCTGGGGGGTAGTCTGTGGGGCCGCCTCCTCCGGTGGATTTAGTTGGACCCTGGAAGATATTCTCAAATCCGCCACCTGTATGCTCCTGTCTGGGCCCCTGATGGCCGGTTATACCCAAACCCTCAATGATTACTACGATCGCGAGATTGATGCCATTAACGAACCCTATCGGCCCATTCCCTCCGGGGCGATTCCCCTAGGGCAAGTCCAGGCCCAGATCATTATTTTGGTCGTAGCTGGTCTGGGAGTGGCAGTTCTGTTGGATCTGTGGGCAGGCCATCCCCATTTTCCCGTCACCTTAACGGCCCTATTTGGTGGATTCTTGGCATTTATTTATTCGGCGCCACCCCTGAAACTAAAGAAAAATGGCTGGTTAGGCAACTATGCCCTAGGGGCCAGTTATATTGCATTGCCTTGGTGGGCGGGCCATGCCCTCTTTGGAGAATTGACCCCAACCATTATGGTTTTGACGCTGATCTATAGTTTGGCGGGTTTGGGCATTGCCATTGTTAATGATTTCAAAAGTGTGGAGGGCGATCGCCAATTGGGGCTAGACTCGCTGCCGGTGATGTTTGGGGTGGGAACCGCTGCTTGGATATGTGTCCTGATGATTGATATTTTCCAGGGGGCGATCGCCGCCTATTTAATCAGTATTGAGGCGAATCTCTATGCCGTGATTCTGATTTTGCTGATCATTCCCCAAATTGTTTTTCAGGATATGTACTTTCTCCGCAATCCCCTGGAAAATGACGTGAAGTATCAAGCCAGTGCCCAACCCTTTTTAGTCCTAGGAATGCTGGTTGTGGGTCTGGCCCTGGGGCATCAGTAA
- a CDS encoding HigA family addiction module antitoxin, with amino-acid sequence MKMHNPPHPGEVLKELCLEPLNLTVTDAAEALGVSRKTLSAILNCRAGISPEMAIRLGKAFDTSPESWLNQQMQYDLWQAEQAVGNIEVKRLSVA; translated from the coding sequence ATGAAAATGCATAATCCACCACATCCAGGTGAAGTTCTTAAAGAACTGTGTCTCGAACCTTTGAATCTGACTGTTACAGACGCTGCTGAGGCACTGGGTGTAAGTCGAAAAACTCTATCTGCTATCTTGAATTGTAGGGCAGGTATTAGCCCCGAAATGGCAATTCGCTTGGGAAAAGCCTTTGATACATCTCCAGAAAGTTGGCTCAATCAGCAAATGCAGTACGATTTATGGCAAGCTGAGCAAGCTGTTGGCAACATAGAAGTTAAACGTTTATCAGTTGCCTAA
- a CDS encoding type II toxin-antitoxin system RelE/ParE family toxin: MIVSFKHRGLEQFFESGTTRGIQANHAKRIRLILARLSAATSPQDMNLPGLILHELAGQRKGTWAVRVSGNWRITFTFDGVDACDVDLEDYH; encoded by the coding sequence ATGATAGTCAGTTTCAAGCATCGAGGACTAGAGCAGTTCTTTGAGTCGGGAACCACCCGAGGCATTCAGGCAAATCATGCCAAACGAATTCGGCTGATTCTGGCTCGTCTCAGTGCTGCGACTTCACCGCAAGACATGAACTTGCCCGGATTGATACTTCATGAACTTGCAGGGCAACGTAAAGGAACCTGGGCGGTGAGGGTATCTGGAAACTGGCGGATCACGTTCACCTTTGACGGTGTTGATGCTTGTGATGTCGATCTTGAGGACTACCACTAA
- a CDS encoding GIY-YIG nuclease family protein — MPLNDSELQVQARNILDEIAFTSFEQCQLLSREFSSIPARPGIYAIRHKTDGLLYIGKTKSLRGRFGGGHKAFLWAWLDKYNDEDVRIAVQVISHWGNPALLLELEAIILRATEPPYNAQIPTER; from the coding sequence ATGCCATTGAATGATTCTGAGTTGCAAGTTCAGGCTCGAAATATTCTGGATGAGATCGCATTCACATCCTTTGAACAGTGTCAACTATTAAGCCGTGAGTTTAGTAGTATTCCTGCGCGTCCTGGCATTTATGCAATTCGGCATAAGACCGATGGATTACTCTATATCGGTAAAACAAAGAGTTTACGCGGTCGCTTTGGTGGTGGGCATAAAGCCTTTTTGTGGGCATGGCTTGACAAGTACAACGATGAAGATGTAAGGATTGCAGTACAGGTCATTTCGCATTGGGGAAACCCCGCGCTACTATTGGAGCTAGAAGCTATTATTCTAAGAGCCACTGAACCCCCTTACAACGCTCAGATTCCCACTGAAAGGTGA
- a CDS encoding DUF1810 domain-containing protein, whose translation MQDTYTDDHFDLGRFVLAQDGTFDIALSEVKNGHKKSHWMWYVFPQLRGLGNSSTAQKYGITGSDEAYAYLTHGVLGPRLITICEAALAIEGRSATEIFGKPDDLKLRSCATLFAHVSNANSVFHKIIDKYFNGRGDQRTIQLLDHH comes from the coding sequence ATGCAAGATACCTACACTGACGACCATTTCGACCTCGGTCGCTTCGTTCTAGCCCAGGACGGTACATTCGATATCGCATTGTCCGAGGTCAAGAACGGGCATAAAAAATCACACTGGATGTGGTACGTCTTCCCACAACTTCGCGGCCTAGGTAACAGCTCGACGGCCCAGAAATACGGAATAACGGGTTCAGATGAGGCCTACGCGTATCTCACACATGGTGTTCTGGGGCCACGCCTGATTACAATTTGCGAGGCCGCGTTGGCCATCGAGGGAAGATCTGCGACTGAGATATTTGGTAAACCGGATGACCTAAAGCTCCGATCCTGTGCGACACTATTTGCGCATGTCTCAAATGCCAATTCCGTGTTCCACAAGATCATCGACAAGTACTTTAATGGAAGGGGTGATCAACGAACTATACAGTTGCTGGATCATCACTGA
- a CDS encoding peroxiredoxin, with protein sequence MNKLTALPQDLPIPIDDGACDHLLGIALPSISLPSTHGECVDLSAIAGRIVVYCYPMTGQPGISLPDGWDAIPGARGCTPQSCTFRDHYQELNELGASVFGLSTQSTDYQLEVKARLHLPFELLSDRELNLTNTLKLPTFEVGGKHLIKRVTLIIEEGKIMKVFYPVFPPDRNANEVINWLQEHAV encoded by the coding sequence ATGAATAAGCTGACAGCGTTGCCGCAAGATCTGCCCATTCCAATAGATGATGGTGCTTGCGATCATTTGCTGGGGATAGCTTTGCCGTCGATCTCGTTACCTTCAACTCATGGTGAATGCGTTGATTTATCAGCGATCGCAGGTCGTATCGTGGTTTATTGCTATCCCATGACAGGGCAACCTGGGATTTCTCTTCCTGATGGATGGGATGCAATACCCGGAGCCAGAGGATGTACGCCACAGTCCTGCACCTTTCGAGATCATTACCAAGAGCTAAACGAATTGGGTGCAAGTGTTTTCGGTCTTAGCACTCAAAGCACTGACTATCAGTTAGAAGTAAAGGCACGGCTGCATTTACCTTTCGAGCTTTTGAGTGATCGTGAATTGAACCTTACCAATACGCTAAAGTTGCCAACGTTTGAAGTGGGAGGCAAGCATCTCATCAAGCGAGTTACGCTGATCATTGAAGAAGGTAAGATTATGAAAGTTTTCTATCCAGTCTTTCCACCTGATAGAAATGCCAATGAGGTAATAAATTGGCTGCAAGAACACGCCGTATAA